A genomic window from Nosocomiicoccus massiliensis includes:
- a CDS encoding virulence factor: MELLKFKEIPYQIKLNDGEVREALNDDFLNAVESATLPEDNIIFSRKWESLGYYYGELNDVLTEVKEEIGALYTKERLTNLVKAAKENKQPEPKRYFKIDLDTFEQEKDWKKRLYYLNHFDTPDEGDYELLTFALNDSKVQIRRMAVSLLAMIEKEETLNYLKQALQDKSVTVRRTAGDAYSDLGLKSGLKDMYPLLDDKSPIVRWRAAMFVYEVGDDSSLPFLYQYRDDSSYECKLQKELAISRIEEGERALGSVWKQMEKRNQ; the protein is encoded by the coding sequence GTGGAATTACTAAAATTTAAAGAAATTCCTTATCAAATTAAATTGAATGATGGCGAAGTGAGAGAAGCGTTAAACGATGACTTTTTAAACGCTGTAGAATCTGCCACACTCCCTGAAGACAATATTATATTTAGTAGAAAATGGGAGTCTCTCGGATACTATTACGGTGAGCTAAATGACGTTCTAACTGAAGTAAAAGAAGAAATCGGTGCACTTTATACAAAAGAGCGTCTGACTAATCTTGTAAAGGCTGCTAAAGAAAATAAACAACCAGAACCAAAACGCTACTTTAAAATTGATTTAGATACTTTCGAGCAAGAAAAGGATTGGAAGAAGAGACTCTATTATTTAAATCACTTTGATACACCGGATGAAGGCGATTATGAATTATTAACGTTTGCGTTAAACGATTCAAAAGTACAAATTCGTCGTATGGCAGTTTCACTTCTAGCAATGATTGAAAAAGAGGAAACTTTAAATTATTTAAAGCAGGCGCTTCAAGATAAATCCGTTACTGTTCGTAGAACAGCAGGAGATGCATACAGTGATCTTGGTCTTAAGTCTGGTTTAAAAGATATGTATCCGTTACTTGATGATAAAAGTCCAATCGTTCGTTGGCGTGCAGCGATGTTTGTATATGAAGTCGGTGACGATTCTAGTCTTCCATTTTTATATCAATATAGAGATGATTCGTCATACGAATGTAAATTGCAAAAAGAACTTGCGATTTCAAGAATTGAAGAAGGCGAAAGAGCACTTGGAAGTGTCTGGAAACAAATGGAAAAGAGGAATCAATAA
- a CDS encoding BrxA/BrxB family bacilliredoxin — protein MNPYEAYMNELVDAYRKDLTKYNFEEFTTKEAVKDFMDNVNDDETTFVVINSMCGCAAGLARPAARTVALQNPITPDHLVTVFAGQDKEATEEMRTYIGQEPSSPSMALFKGKELKYFLPRMFIEGREIEDIMMDLKDVFDEYCQ, from the coding sequence ATGAATCCATATGAAGCATATATGAATGAACTTGTTGATGCTTATAGAAAAGACCTAACAAAATACAATTTTGAAGAATTCACAACTAAAGAAGCGGTCAAAGACTTTATGGACAATGTAAATGACGATGAAACGACTTTCGTTGTTATCAATAGTATGTGTGGATGTGCAGCAGGACTGGCACGACCAGCAGCACGTACAGTCGCATTACAAAACCCAATTACACCAGATCATTTAGTGACTGTTTTTGCGGGACAAGATAAAGAAGCGACAGAAGAAATGAGAACATATATTGGTCAGGAACCTTCGAGCCCATCAATGGCACTATTTAAAGGTAAAGAGTTAAAATACTTTTTACCGAGAATGTTTATTGAGGGCAGAGAAATTGAAGATATTATGATGGATTTAAAAGACGTCTTTGACGAGTATTGTCAATAA